From Paucidesulfovibrio gracilis DSM 16080:
CGCAGGCCTGGAGCAAGGAAAAGTCTTTGGAAAGGGGGTCCAGGGGGAAGAACCTTTCTTCAGAAAGGTTTTCCCCCTGGTCGCCGAAGGCTCAAGATGGAACGATCATAAGTGGGTAATCAAGATGCTCTTAGAAACATGGTCCCAATAAATCTGGCTACGGTCGATGGTCCGGTCCACGGCCAGGACGCGGCCGCCGATTTTAATGGTCACGCCGGGGTGGATGCGCCGTCGTACTTTGATGCGGCAGCGTGAAAGGGTTTCCCGTCGTTTTTTTGTATCCTTTTTCATGAATTCATTGATTTTTTGAAATCGTTTTTCAAGGCGCAAGCGGTATTTGAGTACTTCGGCCATGGCTTCACGTCGAGCGGGCGGGGTCGCCTGGAGGATGGCCTTGGGTTCGCCGGTGCCGATGCGTTCGGCGATGCGTTCCAGTTCTCGTTTGATTTTTCCGCGGGCTTTAAGGGCGGGCAGATTGTTGCGTCGCCGTTGCGTAATAACCACGGTGGTGGGAACGCCAATTTCCGTGCCGAGTTCGTTCACTTCCACGTTATGATGGCTGGTGATGGTGCCGCCCTGGACCACGCCTTTGCCTTTGACGGCGAAAAAGGAGCCAAGGGTTTCAATGGTGGCGTTGGTGACGTTGTTGCCGATGACCACGTCGCCGCCCGCCTCGATGCGTGCATTGGTGGCGAACTGGGCCATGACCTTGCCTCCGGCGCGGACGTAGCCGCCGTCGGGCATAAGAATGCCGCCGCGTACTTCCACATCGGCTCCGGCCTGGATTCTGGCGCTTTCCACGGCATCGGTCACCACCACGCTTTCCGGAGCGCTGACGCGCATGTTGGCACCAACGCTTCCCTGGATGTGCACGGAGCCGAATTCCGCCTGGACATGGCCGGTAGCAAGCCCCACGTCGCGTTTAACCACAAGAATGGGGCTAACCCACAGAACGCCTTTTTCGTAAAGCAGCAGGCCTTGTTCAACGGCTTCGAACCCGTCGGCACCGCGTCGGCGGATGCCCTGGCCGGGGCTGACGGAAAGGCGTTTGCCCCCTTTGGCCGGGATGGTTTTGTCGTAGAGATCAATGCCGCCGATGCCCGGTTCGGGTTCGTGTACACGAGCCACCATATCACCTGGTTTGACCATGGGCAGGCTGGCCCGGTGGCGGTAATCAATGCGTCCCTGGTCGTCTTCCCGCGAATCGTCCACTTCGCGTTCCACGAGAATTTCGAGCCAGCCGTCCTTGCCGGGGATGGGTTCTTTGCCTTGGGCAATGACGATGTTGTGTTGCAGTCGGCGGGTGCTCCTGGCGATGTCCAGGGCTTCCTCGATACTTTCCGAGGAGGGCGGAACCAGCACGCCGAGCCGTTCCAATTCCGGCTGAAACCGTTCCGGCGTAATTTCCTGTCCCATGGCATCTTTGTGGTAGATGGTTCCCACCACGTAGATGGCTTCATCATCCAGGGTCAGGGCGGGCTTGACCGAGACCACATTGTGCCGGATGGAAGCAATGCCGTAGACTTTGGCTGTGAATGTCTGTTCTGTGGGGTCGAAGATGACGTTATCGCCTGCCTTGGCCTTCACGTCCTGCAATTTCCCGTCGATGTGTTCGGTTGGTTCCAGGGCGCGGCCATCAATGGTTTGACCTGCCTTTCCCTGGGTGGGCGAAATTTTTCGGGCGATGATGTCGCCGCTGAACACCGGCATGCGGAGATCGCCAAGAGGCTGAATATGGCCATGCGAGGGGTTTTCAGCAGGAGTGCCGCGTACCAACACCACCTTGCGAAAATCCTGTCCGTTTTCGATCAGCTCCACAATGCGTTCGGCGGCGCCGGGAACCGGGTCGATTCGGACCCCGGCGGCCTGCAATTGCTGACGCAGCAGCGAAGGCGTGAGTTCGCGACCACCGGCATCCGGTGGGAGGTAGCGACTCACACCCAATTTTAGTCCATCCTTGGACAGGCAAAATCGAACTTTGGCGTCCGGATTTTGTCGGCCTGGATTGGAATTGCCCTGTTGCTTATCAGCCATACATGCCCACGCAGATTACACCAGCTTTCCCTCGTTTGTCAGATTTACGCTATCGGTTGGTTTTTCGCAACAAGTGCAACAGAATATGCGAAAAACGGAACCGGCGTCGGAGAAAATGTGTTTTGATGCCAAGGACTCAACGAATAATAAACAGCATCTACGGGAGTGGAGCATTGTTCACCGCGGTGGGGGGAAGACATGGGAAGCGGCGGGGAATACCGCGTGGAGCAGAGCCAAAGAGCGAATCCAACGGCAGAAAAATAGAACGCCCGGGCTGTTCAGGAGCCGATGGGATCTGGAAGCAAAAACTGTCTGGGAACCGAACAAATTTCAGAGCTGGGCAACGGGTTTGGCGACGCCGGCCAGGCTGTTACAGACGCCAGAGCAGTTCTTCCAGGGTATGCATGAGTTGAGCGTGCATGCCGCCGCCAGCCGGAGGGTGGCCGAACAGGGCGGCGCGTTGTTCCCGCAGACCGGGCAGGCCGTCCTGATTGCAGGAGAACGCGGTCATGGAAAGGCGTTCGGCCAGAAGATACCCGGTAACTCCTTCGGAAAACAGGGCCATGCGTTTGGCAAAGCGCGGTCCATGCTCCTGCCAGTAGGTGCGTGCGGATTCGGTTTCCGGCGCGGCCAGCGCTTCGCAGACCATGCAGAGCAGGCTGTTTAGGGCGGCACCGGGCAGGCCGCGACGCCAGCCCAGCAGCCAGGGCGTGCGCCAGAACAGCAGAAGATTGTCCACGCCGGTACGCGCCAGTTGCAAAAGCCTGTCCCGGGCATCCAACAGGGCCGGGTCATCGCGATCCACAGGCAGGGCGGAAACGTCCCAGGCCGGGAGGGTGGTTTTGGGAACCTCAATGCCGCCGAGCTGTAAGAGCAGGTGTCCCAGCCACTGGTTGGCATCCGGGGAGGCCGGGGTTTCCAGGTGGGCGTAGCTGAGCACATATCGCCCCTTGCCGAAGGTGCCGGTCAGCACGCAGGGCTGCCCCTGGAATGCCGGGCGCACCCGCATACCGTAGAGGGCTTCCCAATCGGTCAAGGTTCCTTCGGGCAGGCTGCGCAATGCCA
This genomic window contains:
- a CDS encoding BPL-N domain-containing protein; its protein translation is MSIIYIYWDESHFWGLMARRALLSWGVRHRFVRGNEIAHGLLADNPPDLLLVPGGWARGKADRLGPDGLNAVRDYVHGGGSYLGFCGGAGLALRDGGLGLCPWQRRGFTDRMQHFLSGHVLMNCLEDHSLVPFDPTSQPLLPVWWPGRFEPDGGDVDVLASYLEPGPDFWVADLALRSLPEGTLTDWEALYGMRVRPAFQGQPCVLTGTFGKGRYVLSYAHLETPASPDANQWLGHLLLQLGGIEVPKTTLPAWDVSALPVDRDDPALLDARDRLLQLARTGVDNLLLFWRTPWLLGWRRGLPGAALNSLLCMVCEALAAPETESARTYWQEHGPRFAKRMALFSEGVTGYLLAERLSMTAFSCNQDGLPGLREQRAALFGHPPAGGGMHAQLMHTLEELLWRL
- a CDS encoding FapA family protein, translating into MSRYLPPDAGGRELTPSLLRQQLQAAGVRIDPVPGAAERIVELIENGQDFRKVVLVRGTPAENPSHGHIQPLGDLRMPVFSGDIIARKISPTQGKAGQTIDGRALEPTEHIDGKLQDVKAKAGDNVIFDPTEQTFTAKVYGIASIRHNVVSVKPALTLDDEAIYVVGTIYHKDAMGQEITPERFQPELERLGVLVPPSSESIEEALDIARSTRRLQHNIVIAQGKEPIPGKDGWLEILVEREVDDSREDDQGRIDYRHRASLPMVKPGDMVARVHEPEPGIGGIDLYDKTIPAKGGKRLSVSPGQGIRRRGADGFEAVEQGLLLYEKGVLWVSPILVVKRDVGLATGHVQAEFGSVHIQGSVGANMRVSAPESVVVTDAVESARIQAGADVEVRGGILMPDGGYVRAGGKVMAQFATNARIEAGGDVVIGNNVTNATIETLGSFFAVKGKGVVQGGTITSHHNVEVNELGTEIGVPTTVVITQRRRNNLPALKARGKIKRELERIAERIGTGEPKAILQATPPARREAMAEVLKYRLRLEKRFQKINEFMKKDTKKRRETLSRCRIKVRRRIHPGVTIKIGGRVLAVDRTIDRSQIYWDHVSKSILITHL